One genomic window of Desulfurococcus mucosus DSM 2162 includes the following:
- a CDS encoding indolepyruvate oxidoreductase subunit beta — protein sequence MKTRFNLVLIGVGGQGIITLGRLIGLGCMHRGVDVSVAEVHGMSQRGGSVVVHVRIGEGESPIIPVAGAHSIIAMEMLESVRSLVYANNDTTLVINDFLWPPPLSKYPSREAILTAISGKGLRHYVYDANKASMEVTGSPISSNVALLGFTLAVDKELSKYISLEDVEWAIGRAFRGAVAEINKRLLRKSYEDGLKNAT from the coding sequence ATGAAGACCCGTTTCAACCTAGTGTTAATTGGTGTTGGCGGCCAAGGTATAATAACGCTGGGAAGGCTCATCGGCCTCGGGTGCATGCATAGAGGCGTTGATGTAAGTGTCGCAGAGGTACATGGAATGAGCCAGAGAGGGGGAAGCGTAGTGGTGCATGTAAGGATAGGTGAGGGCGAAAGCCCCATAATACCTGTGGCCGGGGCTCACAGTATTATAGCGATGGAGATGCTTGAGAGCGTGAGAAGCCTAGTGTACGCCAACAATGATACCACACTAGTGATCAACGACTTCCTGTGGCCTCCACCACTCTCAAAGTACCCGTCACGGGAGGCCATACTTACCGCTATATCTGGGAAAGGCTTAAGGCACTACGTGTATGATGCTAACAAGGCAAGCATGGAAGTAACCGGGTCACCGATCTCATCGAATGTCGCACTACTAGGGTTCACGCTAGCCGTAGATAAAGAACTCTCTAAATACATAAGTCTAGAGGATGTAGAGTGGGCTATTGGCAGAGCCTTCAGGGGAGCAGTGGCAGAGATCAATAAAAGGCTCCTCAGGAAATCATATGAGGATGGGTTGAAGAATGCAACATGA
- the iorA gene encoding indolepyruvate ferredoxin oxidoreductase subunit alpha yields the protein MNPLLAGRGEKVLLMGNEAIARASLEAGICVATAYPGTPSTEIIEALSEVAGECGIYVEWSINEKVAFETAYGAAITGVRSLTAMKHVGVNVASDILMSSAYSGVKAGFVVVSADDPGAHSSQNEQDNRWYGMLAHIPVVEPSSARDAYYLTKEAFELSTRYEHPVILRTTTRVSHTRQPVELNGDILREKKCTGVFDKDLDRWVLVPANARKLKTRVVGIWEAVMNNEGREPFIRVINPGMKRVVVASGISYTHAEEALRLLDSLNNVTLVKVSLPVPLPPKPISSVLKDAEEALVVEELDPVVEMQVKNIVADEGLDVRVHGRNLVPGNGELSVDRVLTPIAKFLGKDTATPWRGVGEVSLNPPIPPRPPVLCAGCPHRSTYYIVKVALNKAGVRDAVFTGDIGCYTLGYQKPFETQMTCFEMGGSLGIAHGFGKVLRQTVIAVIGDSTFFHAGIPPAINIVYNNSRVIPLVLDNSTTAMTGHQPHPGTGVTAMGLETRRILPEDILREAGFKTVVINPLRVKESIDLLTQALKDYLKGERIAIVSRMRCALEVLRDARRRRVVLPVYTVIEDKCTGCNACINLTACPAIVIPTGSRKPVILEELCAGCGLCASICPFKAISVKNQPSTEWEKLW from the coding sequence ATGAACCCTCTGCTCGCTGGAAGAGGCGAGAAGGTACTGCTCATGGGGAACGAGGCTATAGCAAGAGCCTCCCTGGAGGCAGGGATATGCGTCGCCACCGCGTACCCTGGTACTCCTTCAACAGAGATAATTGAGGCCCTGAGTGAGGTTGCAGGCGAGTGCGGGATATATGTCGAGTGGAGTATTAATGAGAAGGTAGCCTTTGAAACAGCATATGGAGCCGCGATAACCGGTGTGAGAAGCCTTACCGCGATGAAACATGTCGGCGTAAACGTCGCCTCAGACATATTGATGAGCAGTGCTTACTCTGGGGTGAAAGCCGGCTTCGTAGTGGTCTCAGCCGACGATCCAGGTGCACACAGTAGCCAGAATGAGCAGGACAACAGGTGGTACGGGATGCTTGCACACATACCGGTGGTCGAACCCAGTAGTGCAAGGGACGCTTACTATCTAACCAAAGAGGCGTTCGAGCTAAGCACGAGGTACGAGCACCCGGTTATCCTTAGAACCACTACAAGAGTCAGCCACACGAGGCAGCCAGTGGAATTAAACGGAGACATACTGCGGGAAAAGAAGTGTACAGGAGTATTCGACAAGGATCTAGATAGATGGGTGCTTGTTCCAGCCAATGCGAGGAAGCTGAAGACACGTGTGGTAGGGATCTGGGAAGCCGTGATGAATAACGAGGGGAGGGAGCCGTTCATACGTGTAATTAACCCGGGCATGAAGCGTGTTGTCGTTGCAAGCGGCATAAGCTATACGCATGCAGAGGAAGCACTCAGGCTTCTCGACTCGTTGAACAATGTGACACTTGTCAAAGTATCGCTCCCGGTTCCACTGCCACCCAAGCCGATCTCAAGCGTGCTGAAAGACGCTGAGGAAGCACTCGTCGTCGAGGAACTAGACCCCGTAGTGGAAATGCAGGTGAAGAACATTGTGGCTGATGAAGGCCTAGATGTAAGGGTCCACGGCAGGAACCTTGTGCCAGGGAACGGTGAGCTCTCAGTGGACAGGGTTCTCACACCCATAGCAAAGTTCCTTGGGAAGGATACTGCGACCCCATGGCGGGGAGTAGGGGAAGTCTCGCTTAACCCCCCTATACCTCCACGACCCCCTGTTCTCTGCGCAGGTTGCCCGCATAGAAGCACCTATTACATTGTTAAAGTAGCCCTCAACAAGGCTGGTGTGAGAGATGCCGTGTTCACAGGCGACATCGGATGCTACACGCTGGGGTATCAGAAGCCCTTCGAAACCCAGATGACATGCTTCGAGATGGGCGGCAGCCTGGGCATCGCTCATGGATTTGGAAAAGTGTTGCGTCAAACCGTGATAGCCGTGATAGGTGATTCCACATTCTTCCACGCAGGCATCCCCCCGGCGATAAACATAGTTTACAATAACTCAAGGGTTATCCCGCTAGTGCTCGATAACTCGACAACAGCGATGACGGGTCATCAACCACACCCCGGCACTGGTGTAACTGCAATGGGTCTAGAGACCAGGAGAATTCTCCCAGAGGATATACTGAGGGAAGCAGGCTTCAAGACCGTGGTTATCAATCCGTTGAGAGTCAAGGAGTCGATAGACCTTCTTACCCAGGCGTTAAAGGACTACTTGAAGGGTGAGAGGATAGCTATAGTCTCCAGGATGAGGTGCGCCCTGGAAGTACTGCGGGATGCCAGGAGGAGAAGAGTCGTGCTCCCCGTGTACACGGTTATTGAGGACAAGTGTACAGGGTGCAATGCGTGCATCAACCTGACGGCATGCCCAGCCATAGTTATACCCACTGGATCCAGGAAGCCTGTCATACTGGAAGAGCTGTGCGCCGGGTGCGGTCTCTGTGCATCAATATGTCCATTCAAAGCCATATCGGTGAAGAACCAGCCGAGCACCGAATGGGAGAAGCTGTGGTGA